In a single window of the Desulfovibrio mangrovi genome:
- a CDS encoding DUF4254 domain-containing protein, with protein MIGFDDISAELERCFAAQVQATADWHVIEQEDATDVAEGPELGNLAGLVLAQHLMNFKLWHVEDIARRKDVGPEVIADCKYRIDRLNQRRNDFMEKVDACIVGLVTPMLPPLPADGSGVRHNTESLGMSVDRLSILSLKIFHMHEQTERTDADEAHRESCRAKLAVLHEQRADLARAVLELLDDYRSGSKRPKVYFQFKMYNDPALNPQLYKGGQVS; from the coding sequence ATGATCGGTTTCGACGATATTTCAGCTGAATTGGAACGCTGCTTTGCGGCGCAGGTGCAGGCCACTGCCGATTGGCACGTGATTGAGCAGGAAGATGCCACAGACGTGGCGGAAGGGCCGGAACTCGGCAATCTTGCGGGACTGGTGCTGGCTCAGCATCTCATGAATTTCAAGCTGTGGCATGTGGAAGACATTGCCCGCCGCAAGGATGTGGGGCCTGAAGTCATTGCGGACTGCAAGTACCGCATCGACCGCCTCAATCAGCGCCGTAACGACTTCATGGAAAAAGTCGACGCCTGCATCGTGGGGCTGGTTACGCCCATGCTGCCCCCGTTGCCTGCGGATGGTAGCGGCGTGCGGCATAATACCGAATCGCTGGGCATGTCTGTGGATCGTCTGTCCATACTTAGCTTGAAGATTTTTCACATGCATGAGCAGACCGAGCGTACGGATGCGGACGAAGCGCATCGCGAATCCTGCCGCGCCAAGCTTGCCGTATTGCACGAACAGCGTGCCGATCTTGCCCGTGCTGTGCTCGAATTGCTGGATGACTACCGTTCCGGCAGCAAGCGGCCCAAAGTATATTTTCAGTTCAAGATGTATAATGACCCCGCGCTGAACCCGCAGCTCTACAAGGGCGGACAGGTCAGCTAG
- the gatB gene encoding Asp-tRNA(Asn)/Glu-tRNA(Gln) amidotransferase subunit GatB: MAKYEVVIGLEVHAQLKTESKLFCSCSTRFGNDPNENVCEVCSGMPGVLPVLNKRAVEFAAKMGLAMNCTVRNRSVFERKNYFYPDSPNGYQISQLGEAICHGGHLDLNMGDYTRRVGLTRIQLENDAGKSIHSAADNASFVDLNRTGVPLIEIVSEPDMRSAEEAVAYLKSLRAILLYLGICDGNMEEGSFRCDANVSLRPAGQSEFGTRVELKNMNSFRHVQKGIEYEIARQQDLLEDGEEVVQQTRLYNAEKNLTAAMRGKEEAHDYRYFPDPDLIPIMLSDEQIAVWRDELPELPEQRKARFVSELGLPEYDSEVLTQDKDMADYFEAALAVFNNPKKVSNFMMGQFQRELNERNMTAKDAPIRPEMLAELVRIIEEGLISNKIGSDIFPEVFTSGVSPEAYVKEKGMVQISDSSELERAVDEVIAENPAEAEAYRGGKTKLQSFFVGQVMRKTRGKANPALVNELLAKKL, from the coding sequence ATGGCGAAATATGAAGTTGTCATCGGGTTGGAAGTGCACGCCCAGTTGAAGACGGAATCCAAATTATTCTGTTCCTGCTCCACCCGTTTCGGCAACGACCCCAACGAGAACGTGTGCGAGGTCTGTTCCGGAATGCCCGGCGTTCTGCCGGTGCTGAACAAGCGGGCCGTGGAATTTGCCGCCAAGATGGGGCTGGCCATGAACTGCACTGTGCGCAACCGCTCCGTGTTTGAGCGGAAGAATTATTTCTATCCGGACTCCCCCAACGGCTACCAGATTTCCCAGCTGGGGGAAGCTATCTGCCATGGCGGCCATCTGGACCTGAACATGGGCGACTATACCCGTCGTGTGGGTCTTACCCGTATTCAGCTTGAGAACGATGCGGGCAAGTCCATTCACTCTGCGGCAGACAATGCCTCTTTCGTGGACTTGAACCGTACGGGCGTGCCGCTTATCGAAATCGTGTCCGAGCCGGACATGCGGAGTGCGGAAGAAGCGGTGGCATACCTGAAGTCTCTGCGTGCCATTCTGCTCTATCTGGGCATCTGTGATGGCAACATGGAGGAAGGCAGCTTCCGTTGTGATGCTAACGTCTCGCTGCGGCCCGCAGGACAGAGCGAATTCGGCACCCGTGTGGAGCTGAAGAACATGAACTCCTTCCGTCATGTGCAGAAGGGGATCGAGTACGAAATCGCGCGTCAGCAGGACCTGCTGGAAGACGGCGAAGAAGTGGTGCAGCAGACACGCCTGTACAATGCGGAAAAGAACCTTACCGCGGCCATGCGCGGCAAGGAAGAAGCGCACGACTACCGTTATTTCCCTGATCCGGACCTTATTCCCATCATGCTTTCCGATGAGCAGATTGCCGTATGGCGCGACGAATTGCCCGAACTGCCCGAGCAGCGCAAGGCCCGTTTTGTTTCCGAACTGGGGCTGCCGGAGTACGATTCGGAAGTGTTGACGCAGGACAAGGATATGGCTGACTACTTCGAGGCCGCTCTTGCCGTGTTCAACAATCCCAAGAAGGTGAGCAACTTCATGATGGGGCAGTTTCAGCGTGAGTTGAACGAGCGCAACATGACTGCCAAGGATGCTCCTATCCGTCCGGAAATGCTGGCCGAACTGGTGCGTATCATTGAGGAAGGCCTTATCTCCAACAAGATCGGTAGCGACATTTTCCCGGAAGTCTTTACCAGCGGTGTTTCTCCCGAAGCGTATGTGAAGGAGAAGGGCATGGTGCAGATTTCTGACTCGTCCGAGTTGGAACGTGCCGTGGATGAGGTTATTGCCGAGAATCCTGCGGAGGCGGAAGCGTATCGTGGCGGCAAGACAAAGCTGCAGAGCTTCTTTGTGGGACAGGTGATGCGTAAGACCCGTGGTAAGGCAAATCCTGCTCTTGTGAACGAATTGCTTGCAAAGAAACTGTAG
- a CDS encoding MucR family transcriptional regulator → MDDYLKGALEIVKAQASVRTMTEEEITSMVRTLADNIREISMGSEEGGPELDSDIDPKKSIKEKSITCLECGKSFKILTKKHLVLHGLDAAEYREKWGMKKNTPLVCKALQRERRKKMKSMALWEKRRKNAQ, encoded by the coding sequence GTGGACGATTACTTGAAAGGGGCATTGGAAATTGTGAAGGCGCAGGCCAGCGTTCGCACAATGACCGAAGAAGAAATCACGTCTATGGTGCGGACGCTTGCGGATAATATTCGCGAGATAAGTATGGGATCGGAGGAAGGGGGGCCGGAACTCGATTCAGATATTGATCCTAAGAAATCCATAAAGGAAAAATCCATTACCTGTCTTGAATGCGGTAAGTCTTTCAAGATTCTGACCAAGAAGCATCTCGTTTTGCATGGGTTGGATGCAGCGGAATACCGTGAAAAGTGGGGGATGAAAAAGAATACGCCGCTCGTCTGCAAGGCCCTGCAGCGCGAACGTCGAAAGAAGATGAAGTCCATGGCGCTTTGGGAAAAACGCCGTAAGAATGCACAATAG
- a CDS encoding Crp/Fnr family transcriptional regulator: MSSYVVRTFLKYSVIFSEGSRGDSAYLLQEGRVELSKEVHGKKKVLAILNPINMFGEMSLILDDNRRTATAIALDDVRAVEVKKDDFDNFVRDSPQIMQTLIDVLVHRLRASTKKSMQVPSLFQGTCRTIELLARNGVRQFDYMHALMSLKDAFVSPEDKVLDILHKLEHLRMIGIISSEDGVKLVNILEPEHFTVEAAKRLQAYSRGESF, from the coding sequence ATGTCATCCTACGTTGTCAGAACCTTTCTCAAGTATTCCGTAATCTTCAGCGAAGGTAGCAGAGGAGATTCCGCCTATCTGCTGCAGGAAGGGCGCGTGGAACTTTCCAAGGAAGTTCATGGAAAGAAGAAGGTTCTCGCCATCCTGAATCCCATCAACATGTTCGGGGAAATGTCCCTGATTCTGGATGATAACCGGCGCACGGCGACTGCCATCGCACTGGATGACGTGCGGGCGGTGGAGGTGAAGAAGGACGACTTCGACAACTTTGTCCGCGATTCCCCCCAGATCATGCAGACCCTCATAGACGTGCTCGTACACCGCCTTCGAGCCAGCACCAAAAAGTCCATGCAGGTCCCCAGCCTGTTTCAGGGAACCTGCAGAACCATTGAATTACTCGCCCGTAACGGTGTGCGCCAGTTCGATTACATGCACGCCCTCATGTCCCTGAAAGACGCCTTTGTCAGCCCTGAGGACAAGGTTCTGGACATCCTCCATAAATTGGAACATCTGCGCATGATAGGCATCATATCCTCAGAGGATGGCGTAAAGCTGGTGAACATTCTTGAACCGGAACACTTCACGGTTGAGGCTGCGAAAAGGTTGCAGGCATACAGCCGCGGAGAGAGCTTCTGA
- the thrB gene encoding homoserine kinase, whose translation MSDTPTLRQPVATDEECVSIIGMAGAGKTTVGKALATQLSWAFIDSDHIIEAHYGTRLQDVADSMTKEEFLDVEGSIISRIGARRTVISTGGSVVYRQFAVDHLKTLGPVVYLDVSLPTILERISRNPERGLAIAPGQTIEDLYNERKALYEAAADFTVRCEDLAPDTCAQTIRHWLESRS comes from the coding sequence ATGTCTGATACGCCGACCCTGAGACAACCTGTTGCCACCGACGAGGAATGTGTTTCCATCATCGGCATGGCTGGCGCAGGCAAGACCACTGTGGGCAAAGCTCTCGCCACCCAGCTCAGCTGGGCCTTCATTGATTCCGATCACATCATCGAAGCCCATTACGGCACCCGTCTGCAGGACGTTGCGGACAGCATGACCAAAGAAGAATTCCTCGACGTGGAAGGCTCCATCATCAGCCGCATCGGCGCGCGTCGCACCGTCATTTCCACCGGTGGCAGCGTGGTATACCGCCAGTTCGCCGTCGATCATCTGAAAACGCTGGGACCTGTCGTCTATCTGGATGTCAGCCTGCCCACGATTCTGGAGCGCATCAGCCGCAATCCCGAACGCGGACTGGCCATTGCCCCGGGCCAGACCATCGAAGACCTCTACAACGAGCGCAAGGCCCTGTACGAAGCAGCCGCAGACTTCACAGTCCGCTGCGAAGACCTCGCTCCCGACACCTGTGCCCAAACCATCCGGCACTGGCTGGAGTCACGTTCATGA
- the rpsI gene encoding 30S ribosomal protein S9, with translation MSKEFDYGTGRRKTATARTRLYAGSGQILVNGLPYEDYFPRKTLQMVVRQPLELTKTLGKFDIKVNVAGGGMSGQAQAVRHGISRALLEVDADLRGALKKAGFLTRDARKKERKKYGQRAARARYQYSKR, from the coding sequence ATGTCCAAAGAATTTGATTACGGTACCGGCAGAAGAAAGACCGCCACCGCTCGGACCCGCCTCTACGCTGGCTCGGGCCAGATCCTTGTAAACGGTCTTCCCTACGAAGATTACTTCCCGCGTAAGACCCTGCAGATGGTTGTGCGTCAGCCCCTCGAGCTGACCAAGACCCTCGGCAAGTTCGACATCAAGGTGAACGTTGCTGGCGGCGGCATGTCCGGCCAGGCTCAGGCAGTTCGCCACGGTATCTCCCGCGCCCTTCTGGAAGTTGACGCCGACCTGCGCGGCGCTCTGAAGAAGGCCGGCTTCCTTACCCGTGATGCACGCAAGAAGGAACGTAAGAAGTACGGTCAGCGCGCAGCTCGCGCACGTTACCAGTACTCCAAGCGTTAA
- the rplM gene encoding 50S ribosomal protein L13, whose translation MKTFSPKPEDINREWFVVDAEDKILGRLATQIAHRLRGKHKPEFAPHMDNGDFIVVVNCEKIKVTGNKMADKKYYRYTGYMGGLRETSLSDMLAKKPEEVIRKAVQGMLPKNRLGAAMLKKLKIYVGPEHPHAAQNPQTLEIQA comes from the coding sequence ATGAAGACGTTCAGCCCCAAGCCTGAAGATATCAACCGCGAATGGTTCGTGGTAGATGCCGAAGATAAGATCCTCGGTCGCCTGGCAACTCAGATCGCTCACCGCCTGCGCGGCAAGCACAAGCCCGAATTCGCCCCCCACATGGATAACGGCGATTTCATCGTGGTTGTGAACTGCGAGAAGATCAAGGTCACCGGCAACAAGATGGCCGACAAGAAGTACTACCGGTACACCGGTTACATGGGTGGCCTGCGTGAGACCAGCCTGTCTGACATGCTGGCCAAGAAGCCCGAAGAGGTTATCCGCAAGGCCGTTCAGGGCATGCTGCCCAAGAATCGCCTCGGCGCAGCCATGCTGAAGAAGCTCAAGATCTATGTTGGTCCTGAGCATCCCCATGCGGCACAGAATCCCCAGACTCTGGAAATCCAGGCCTAA
- a CDS encoding HD domain-containing protein, whose amino-acid sequence MSNIRKSLLQFTFAGAYMKRWNDKLRPMELLEVDKQAHKMIVAWLLYQLNSEGRLQGERIKLGETIVEGGIFDYFFRLVITDIKPPIFYKIRENPRHYAQLIGWVQGELEPVLAPLGNGFWDRFVAYFAHSRKKTLGDEILDAAHLYASKWEFDLLKNLNGFDDEIPDIDASFTERLQAYSHLKGVPELLSGSDNVLGRLANLCGQLRFQKRWSQTPRVPETSVIGHMFLVACYSYFFSIAQGACGARRQNNFFCGLFHDLPELLTRDIISPVKKSVDKLDDFIKEYEAEELERRVLGPMRAEGYERLAWRLGYFLGLETGSEFDEAIVVDGVIKKLNFEQLQTHYNEDQFDPKDGVMLKACDTMAAFIEAYTAVRNGISVDELHQALWRLRQQHRKLVIGNIHVGALFADFD is encoded by the coding sequence ATGTCCAATATTCGCAAGAGTCTGCTGCAGTTTACCTTCGCCGGTGCATACATGAAGCGATGGAACGACAAGCTGCGGCCCATGGAATTGCTGGAAGTGGACAAGCAGGCGCACAAGATGATCGTGGCATGGCTGCTCTATCAGTTGAATTCGGAAGGCCGCCTTCAGGGGGAGCGCATCAAGCTTGGCGAGACCATCGTTGAAGGGGGGATCTTCGACTACTTTTTCCGCCTGGTCATCACGGACATAAAACCCCCAATATTTTATAAGATACGGGAGAATCCCCGTCATTACGCCCAGCTCATCGGCTGGGTGCAGGGGGAACTGGAGCCGGTGCTCGCTCCGCTCGGCAACGGCTTCTGGGATCGTTTTGTGGCCTATTTTGCCCATAGCAGGAAGAAGACGCTTGGTGACGAGATTCTGGATGCCGCTCATCTCTACGCCAGCAAGTGGGAGTTTGACCTGCTCAAAAATCTGAATGGCTTTGACGACGAAATTCCCGATATCGATGCCTCATTCACAGAACGTCTGCAGGCCTATTCGCACCTCAAGGGTGTGCCTGAGCTGCTTTCCGGTTCGGACAACGTTCTTGGCAGGCTGGCGAACCTGTGCGGGCAACTGCGTTTTCAGAAGCGTTGGTCCCAGACGCCGCGTGTACCGGAAACGTCGGTCATCGGGCATATGTTTCTCGTGGCATGCTACAGCTATTTCTTTTCCATTGCGCAGGGGGCTTGCGGGGCGCGCCGCCAGAATAACTTCTTCTGCGGGCTCTTCCATGACCTGCCGGAACTACTGACCCGCGATATCATCTCGCCCGTGAAGAAGTCCGTGGACAAGCTGGACGACTTCATCAAGGAATACGAAGCCGAAGAACTGGAGCGCCGGGTGCTCGGCCCCATGCGTGCAGAAGGGTACGAGCGCCTTGCATGGCGGCTTGGCTATTTCCTCGGTCTGGAAACGGGGTCGGAATTCGATGAAGCCATAGTGGTGGACGGCGTCATCAAGAAACTGAACTTTGAGCAGTTGCAGACGCATTACAATGAAGATCAGTTCGATCCCAAGGACGGCGTGATGCTCAAGGCCTGTGATACCATGGCCGCTTTCATCGAGGCCTATACCGCTGTGCGCAACGGCATTTCCGTGGATGAATTGCATCAGGCCCTGTGGCGGCTCAGGCAGCAGCACCGCAAGCTGGTCATCGGTAATATTCACGTTGGCGCACTGTTTGCCGATTTTGACTGA
- a CDS encoding CBS domain-containing protein has translation MLLRTRAWDIVREEYPVMKEANSLADAMRELNAVSDSGCLCALVMDDNGRLKGAVSMWDTVRFMEDNLLRGDALRGLDENRFEQMYTNACKVAGSTSVKDVMDKNPTVVAPDEPLLVVLEDFVKKGRSYAVVKEGPRVLGVIMIADIFKEISGQIVCRS, from the coding sequence ATGCTGTTACGAACCCGTGCCTGGGATATTGTTCGCGAGGAGTATCCAGTGATGAAGGAGGCCAATTCTCTGGCCGATGCCATGCGCGAGTTGAATGCCGTGAGCGACAGCGGGTGTCTATGTGCGCTGGTTATGGACGATAACGGTCGTCTCAAGGGTGCGGTTTCCATGTGGGACACCGTGCGCTTCATGGAAGACAATCTGCTTCGTGGTGATGCCTTGCGCGGACTGGACGAGAACCGTTTTGAACAGATGTACACCAACGCCTGCAAGGTGGCCGGTTCCACATCCGTGAAGGATGTGATGGACAAGAATCCGACTGTGGTAGCTCCCGACGAACCTCTCTTGGTCGTTCTTGAGGACTTCGTGAAAAAGGGACGGAGCTATGCAGTGGTCAAGGAAGGCCCGCGCGTGCTTGGCGTGATCATGATTGCCGACATTTTCAAGGAAATCAGCGGCCAGATCGTGTGTCGCAGCTAA
- a CDS encoding HD-GYP domain-containing protein, translating into MSAAGSPIPDAIQEEYYQIAKPILESFPKYRPPVDLFEFKESIARLQPYSKKGARLTNEQVEAVHSLCEDGNLFVSRADHPIYSKHIIKQLDLVLVDQNLKQGEIADVFMQALALRVNEFAEQPVMPVFEQLYQDVMVFTEFIFQDRHRIKLFMRRLNREHNLASHAVNTLAVGLWLFYAARSEYRRRDLDKAALALLLHDIGMCKVPPFILAKTTPLKMDEKEKLTPHPIVGAKIMHKLGFAFDEMKQATLEHHERLDGSGYPQKLKGETISKFGRLVAVADSFSAMICSRPYAAGTEPAEAARKLAEDKKRYDERYTLLLNHAYLTDAFRMAQSAQSTQSAQSDQPVA; encoded by the coding sequence ATGAGTGCAGCCGGCAGCCCCATCCCAGACGCGATTCAGGAAGAGTATTACCAGATCGCCAAACCGATCCTGGAGAGCTTTCCCAAATACCGCCCTCCGGTCGACCTGTTCGAGTTCAAGGAGAGCATAGCCCGCCTGCAGCCATACAGCAAAAAAGGTGCCCGCCTCACCAATGAACAGGTCGAGGCGGTGCACAGTTTGTGCGAAGACGGCAACCTGTTCGTTTCCCGCGCAGACCACCCCATATACTCCAAGCACATCATCAAGCAACTCGACCTGGTGCTGGTGGACCAGAACCTGAAGCAGGGCGAGATTGCCGACGTATTCATGCAGGCACTGGCCCTGCGCGTGAACGAATTCGCCGAACAGCCCGTCATGCCCGTTTTCGAACAGCTGTATCAGGATGTGATGGTGTTCACCGAATTCATCTTTCAGGACCGCCACCGCATCAAGCTGTTCATGCGACGCCTGAACCGTGAACACAACCTTGCATCGCACGCGGTGAACACACTTGCCGTTGGCCTGTGGCTGTTCTATGCCGCCCGCAGCGAATACCGCAGGCGCGATCTGGACAAGGCGGCTCTGGCTCTGCTGCTGCATGACATAGGCATGTGCAAAGTGCCGCCGTTCATCCTCGCCAAGACGACCCCGCTCAAAATGGACGAGAAGGAAAAGCTCACCCCCCACCCCATTGTGGGCGCGAAAATCATGCACAAACTCGGGTTCGCCTTTGACGAGATGAAGCAGGCGACCCTTGAACATCACGAAAGACTGGATGGCTCCGGCTACCCCCAGAAACTGAAGGGAGAGACGATCAGCAAGTTCGGCAGACTGGTTGCCGTGGCGGATTCCTTTTCAGCCATGATCTGCTCACGCCCCTATGCCGCAGGCACCGAACCGGCGGAGGCAGCACGCAAGCTGGCAGAAGACAAGAAGCGCTATGATGAACGCTACACGCTCCTGCTAAACCACGCCTACCTTACGGATGCCTTCCGTATGGCCCAGTCTGCACAGTCAACCCAGTCAGCCCAGTCTGATCAACCCGTGGCATAA
- the pyk gene encoding pyruvate kinase, producing the protein MRTKIIATIGPASNSPETLTRLIQTGVRIFRLNFSHGDASMFTDLIALLRALEKEHGVPLTLLQDLSGPKIRIGEIRQGTLTLDQRDRVVLGPSGSEMVRELPFIPFDNPPIMETLEVGDKVVLSDGVLQFVITEKLPLGAFEMECQNSGILTSRKGLALPGKPVNLPAMTDKDKKDLRDGLALGVDACALSYVQTPEDILTAKAIIKEAGKNIPVVAKLERQNAVDRLEDILEVTDVVMVARGDLGVECPLPMLPAMQKRIIRACNKAAKPVIVATQMLLSMVNNPVPTRAETTDVANAVLDGADCVMLSEETAMGKYPVETVSFMVEIAKQAEEIHFEAKRIHPPDDEKGTPDFLAYSASLLAEKTQADAIVAHSMSGSAARLLSARRPRQIIYGLTPDPEALRGLNFSWGVKPEPVDTALPGHLERAEHFIETCPLLPAGANVVITAGQPKPGAKARGTNLVKIYHK; encoded by the coding sequence ATGAGAACAAAAATTATCGCCACCATCGGTCCGGCGTCCAATTCGCCGGAAACCCTGACCAGACTGATCCAGACTGGGGTGCGCATCTTCCGCCTGAACTTCTCTCACGGTGATGCCTCCATGTTCACGGATCTTATCGCGCTCCTTCGCGCACTGGAGAAGGAGCACGGTGTCCCCCTAACCCTTTTGCAGGACCTTTCCGGCCCCAAGATACGTATCGGGGAAATCCGGCAGGGCACCCTCACTCTGGACCAGCGCGACAGAGTGGTGCTGGGGCCTTCCGGTTCTGAGATGGTGCGCGAGCTGCCGTTCATCCCCTTTGACAACCCGCCCATCATGGAAACGCTGGAAGTGGGCGACAAGGTAGTACTGAGCGACGGCGTTCTCCAGTTCGTGATCACGGAAAAACTTCCCCTCGGCGCATTCGAGATGGAATGCCAGAACAGCGGCATTCTCACCTCACGCAAAGGCCTTGCCCTTCCCGGCAAGCCGGTGAATCTGCCCGCCATGACGGATAAGGACAAGAAGGACCTGCGCGACGGCCTCGCCCTCGGCGTGGACGCCTGCGCCCTCTCCTACGTCCAGACCCCCGAGGATATTCTCACCGCCAAGGCCATCATCAAGGAAGCGGGAAAGAACATTCCCGTTGTTGCCAAGCTGGAACGGCAGAACGCCGTGGACAGGCTGGAAGACATCCTGGAAGTGACCGACGTGGTCATGGTGGCACGAGGCGACCTTGGCGTGGAATGCCCCCTGCCCATGCTGCCCGCCATGCAGAAGCGCATCATCCGTGCGTGCAACAAGGCCGCCAAACCGGTCATCGTAGCCACGCAGATGCTGCTTTCCATGGTCAACAACCCCGTCCCCACCCGTGCGGAAACCACGGACGTCGCCAACGCGGTGCTTGACGGTGCAGACTGCGTAATGCTTTCCGAAGAAACCGCCATGGGTAAATACCCCGTGGAAACGGTGAGTTTCATGGTGGAAATCGCCAAGCAGGCGGAAGAAATCCACTTTGAGGCAAAGCGCATACACCCCCCCGACGACGAGAAGGGAACCCCGGATTTTCTGGCTTACTCCGCCAGCCTCCTGGCAGAAAAAACGCAGGCCGATGCCATCGTGGCCCACTCCATGTCAGGTTCAGCGGCACGCCTGCTTTCCGCCCGCAGACCACGGCAGATCATCTACGGCCTCACCCCGGACCCCGAGGCCCTGCGCGGCCTGAACTTCTCGTGGGGCGTAAAGCCCGAACCCGTTGACACCGCGCTTCCGGGCCATCTGGAACGAGCCGAACATTTCATTGAAACATGCCCGCTCCTGCCCGCAGGTGCCAATGTCGTCATCACCGCAGGCCAGCCCAAACCCGGTGCCAAGGCCAGAGGTACAAACCTGGTAAAAATCTACCATAAATAA
- the mraZ gene encoding division/cell wall cluster transcriptional repressor MraZ has protein sequence MLFRGRSHRSLDPKGRLMLTPEIRDILLSRSHEGKLVLTTYDRCVVGYPLPDWEEFEQKFQKLKTPSLKVRNFRRLVIGGAEEMALDKQGRIRISADHMAYAGLDKDVVIVGQGSKFEIWDKARFEALMSEDSFDDVADELAESGIDFPI, from the coding sequence ATGTTGTTCAGAGGAAGATCACACCGCAGCCTCGACCCCAAGGGGAGGCTCATGTTGACCCCGGAAATACGGGACATTCTGCTTTCGCGCTCGCATGAGGGAAAGCTGGTGCTCACTACGTATGACCGGTGTGTGGTCGGTTATCCTCTGCCGGACTGGGAAGAGTTCGAGCAGAAGTTCCAGAAGCTGAAGACCCCTTCGCTCAAGGTTCGGAACTTCCGTCGCCTGGTTATCGGCGGTGCAGAGGAGATGGCTCTGGACAAGCAGGGACGCATCCGCATTTCCGCGGATCACATGGCTTATGCCGGGCTGGACAAGGATGTTGTCATTGTCGGGCAGGGCAGCAAGTTCGAAATCTGGGACAAGGCGCGGTTCGAGGCGCTCATGTCCGAAGACAGCTTTGATGACGTGGCCGATGAATTGGCCGAAAGCGGGATCGATTTCCCGATTTAG
- the rsmH gene encoding 16S rRNA (cytosine(1402)-N(4))-methyltransferase RsmH yields MTQGEESNRSGAEWSDHVPVLLSEVLEYLAPKPGGYYLDGTLGLGGHSEAIMEAAQGKAQLVGLDRDVATLERARKRLARFGDNVHLFHSKYSDYEEVLDELGWDLLDGALLDIGVSSMQLDQAERGFSFHADGPLDMRMDPDSDTPPASHIVNKGSAETLRMIIGKYGEDPMGGRITNAILEARAKAPIETTLQLAKIVEMAYPAKWRAQARNHPATRTFQALRMAVNGELDELESFLGTIIPRLRPGGRVAIISFHSLEDRMVKHAFAAEAKGCICPRQIPVCVCHHTAQVRILTKKPVMAGEEELARNRRSSSAKLRAAEKL; encoded by the coding sequence GTGACACAAGGCGAGGAATCAAATCGCTCCGGGGCAGAATGGAGTGATCATGTTCCCGTGCTGCTGAGCGAGGTGCTGGAGTATCTGGCACCCAAGCCGGGCGGCTATTATCTGGATGGTACTCTGGGGCTTGGCGGCCACAGCGAGGCCATCATGGAGGCTGCGCAAGGCAAGGCGCAACTGGTCGGTCTTGATCGCGATGTTGCCACGCTTGAGCGTGCCCGCAAGCGCCTTGCCCGCTTTGGCGACAACGTGCACCTCTTCCATTCCAAGTACAGCGACTACGAAGAAGTTCTGGATGAGCTCGGTTGGGACTTGCTTGACGGGGCGCTCCTTGATATCGGCGTTTCCTCCATGCAGCTGGATCAGGCGGAGCGCGGTTTCAGCTTCCATGCAGATGGTCCGCTGGATATGCGTATGGACCCGGATAGCGACACGCCGCCTGCAAGCCATATTGTGAACAAGGGCAGTGCAGAGACGTTGCGCATGATTATCGGTAAGTACGGTGAAGACCCCATGGGCGGCCGTATCACCAACGCCATTCTTGAAGCACGCGCCAAGGCTCCCATCGAAACGACGTTGCAGCTCGCAAAGATCGTTGAGATGGCCTATCCCGCCAAGTGGCGTGCGCAGGCCCGCAATCATCCGGCTACCCGTACCTTCCAGGCGTTGCGCATGGCGGTAAACGGTGAGCTTGATGAGCTTGAATCTTTTCTGGGAACGATTATACCACGCCTCCGCCCCGGCGGCAGGGTGGCCATCATTTCCTTCCATTCCCTTGAAGACAGGATGGTCAAGCATGCCTTTGCCGCAGAGGCGAAGGGCTGCATCTGTCCGCGGCAGATCCCTGTATGCGTGTGCCATCACACCGCGCAGGTGCGTATTCTGACCAAGAAGCCCGTCATGGCAGGCGAGGAAGAGCTGGCGCGCAACCGTCGCTCCTCCAGCGCAAAGCTGCGCGCGGCGGAAAAACTGTAG